GCTACTTTAAGAAGATTAAAGGAGTATATTTTAACCCTAAGTGGTGCAAAAAACACCAAGAGCAATTATCATACTTTGGATTAGAATGCGCAGACCTTTACTCATACCCTATACATAAACATATAAAATTTAATACTAAGGATAAACCTTTTGAAATTTTGGAGAAAAAAATATACGGTTATCCTAATTATAGTGGATATGGATTGAAAGTTTTTCCATAAAAAAAACCGTCATTAAGACGGTCGCCTACGCAATGTAAGCCCCAGAAAGAATCTTTTATTCTTTCAATATGAGTTTATTATATATGATATAAAATGTCAAATAAACATCTCTTAGATTGCAATAATAAATTTAACTATTACTTCATGATTATAATGATTATTAATAAAACATTAATTTTATAGGAACTTCGTAATATTAATTCGTCCTCATTTAACCCAGTGAATAAGAATGGCCAAAATATAATTTTACAAAAGAGATGTATATTCACATTGTCAAGATTTGAAAATACTAGCACGTTACCACCAGCAAAGCTTCGGTTTATTTTGTATGAACCTAAGCTTGAATAAAATCGATGATTATTTCCATACAAAGAGATTATACATATATCATTGAATTCTTTACATATAAACAGTTTTTATTTGTTGCTATAATTATCCTGTTCTTTTTATAGATGCCTAATTAGACATAGAAAAATATTATGATTGATAACACTACATATTTTAAGCTCATTACACAGAGTATTTAGAAATTTAATAATCATTGTAGCTATATCTTAAGGTTATTAGCCTAATGAGTTTATAACTTTAACTCTATTTCTTTCAAAATAGGTTATTTTTTATTCTGTACGAATATTGATATGTAATTAGAGAATTCTACAGTTTGTAGGTGGTTATTATATTGATAATTAATTATATTCCAGTTTCAAAAAGATATTGGATTTTGTGTTTGTTCAATTTGAATTTACAATTCAAAAAAAGCAAGAGATAAATTGGATGTGTTCCAATATACCTTCTGCTTTTTTTGTACTTAAAATAAATCATTTTTTATACCTCAGATAATTCAATAAGTCGGATTCATGCTAATAAATTAGATTTACTTGTTCATATTTAAAGTTCCCCACTCGCTCATGCCTTTTAGAACAGGAAGTATTGATTTTCCAAAATCAGTAAGAGAATACTCTACCTTTGGGGGAACCTGAGGGTATTCCTCTCTGTGAATGAACCCATCTGATTCGAGCTCCTTTAATTGCTGGCTTAGCATTTTGTGAGTGATGCCTTTTAAGCTTCTTCTTAACTCGCTGTATCTCATGATGCCTTCGCTAGCTAGATGCCATAGGATGACAAGCTTCCATTTTCCCCCGATTAAGTCCAAAGTATATTGGATGGGGCAGTTATATTTCATATCTGTTTTAGTTTCCATAATTCCATAACTCTCCTTTTGGGTAGTACCTTACTAAAAAGTGCATACTTACATAAAAGTAAATATGATATATAATTATAGCATAAGCAACAGGATAAGACAAACGAATACTTTTTAAACGAAATAATAATAAGAAAATATAAAATGAAAATTCTAAGGAGGAAATGAAAATGTCAAAAAATTTTTATGAAGCATTAAAAGAAAGAAGATCAATTTACGCTATAAGTAAAGAATCTGGGGTATCAAATGAAAGAATCCAAGAGGTTATAAATGAGGCAGTACTTCATACACCATCGGCTTTTAACTCTCAAAGTGCTAGAGTCGTAGTACTATTTGGGGAAAATCACAACAAGCTATGGGATATCACAGAAGCATCACTTAAGAAAATAGTGCCAGAAGAAAATTTTGCACCTACAAAAGAAAAAATCGACTCATTTAGAAATGGCTATGCGAGCGTACTTTTCTTTGAAGATCAAAACGTTGTTAAAAATTTACAAGAGCAGTTTTCGCTATATAAAGATAACTTCCCAGTATGGTCACAGCAATCAAGTGGAATGCTTCAGTATGTAATATGGACAGCTCTTGCAGTAGAAGGCTTAGGAGCGTCACTACAGCACTACAATGAACTAATAGAAGAGGATGTAGCAAAAGAGTGGAACATACCTTCAGGCTGGAAGCTAGTAGCTCAGATGCCATTTGGAAAGCCAGTCTCAGGAGCAGGAGAGAAAGAGTTCATGCCACTAGAAGAGAGAGTAAAAACCTATTTATAATCGGTAGCTTATATATGAAAGTTTCAAATTTTTAGAAAGGGGATATTACCATGCTAAGGAAAATATATCATAAAAATATGGGCTCTAGTGAGTCGCCTTGGCTCAAAAGCCTTTTTCACTTTTCATTTGCAAACTATCATAATCCAAATAACATAAATTTTGGAGTTCTAAGAGTAGTAAATGATGACCTAGTATCTTCAGACACTGGATTTGACATGCACCCTCATAGAGATATGGAGATAATCACCTATGTGCTAGATGGAGAGCTTACTCACGAAGACAATATGGGGAACAGAAATACTATATCAAGAGGTCATGTTCAGTATATGAGCGCAGGAACAGGAATATATCACAGCGAACACAATCTAGGAAAAGATGTTCTAAGATTACTTCAGATATGGATATTTCCAGATAAAAAGGACCATAAACCTAACTATGGAGATTTCAAAATAGATGAGAAGGACAGAAAAAACAAGTGGTTTCACATGGTATCAGCCAAAAACGGGGAAGCCCCTATACAAATAAATCAAGATGCAAACTTTTATGTAATAGAGCTAGATAAGGACAAGGAAACTGAATTTTTAATGGGCAGCGATAGACAAGCCTATATAGTTCAAATAGAAGGAAGCTCAGAGGTAAATGATATAAATCTAAGCGAAAGAGATGCAATGGAAGTAGTAGAGGAAAATCTAAAAATAAAAGCTCTGGAAAACATCCATCTGCTAGTAATAGAGATGAAAAAAGCATAAAAAATTTAATAAATGAAGTTTATAATACCCTGGAGGATAGAGTAAGAATTCTATTTTCTGGGGTATTTTGATTATTATAAATAATGGTGTAAGATATATATAAATCCAATTAGGAGGTATCTCATGCGAAGAAAAGATAGAGAAATGAGTGAAGAATTTGCACTGGGAATAATAGATAAATCTAGATATGGCATAGTATCTATGATAGATGGTGACAATATGCCTTATGGTCTTCCTCTATCGATAGTAAGAGACGATAAAAATTTATACTTTCATTCAGCTATGGATGGTAGAAAAGTTCATGCCCTAGTCCATAATCAAAAAGTCAGTATAGCCTTTGTAGGTGAAGTAAATGTACCAGATAACTATACTAAAGCTCAACTAGATGAGCTGGCAATAGATGAATCAAAAGCCGTAACTTTTATAAGTAGCGTATTTACTACAGAATTTGAATCAGCTATAGCTTCAGGGACAGTAGAAAAATTAGAAAATGAGGCTGAAAAAATTCATGCAATGAAGCTCATATGTCAAAAATATACCCCAGATAAAATGGCATATTTTGATATTGCAATAAAAGTAGGATTAGGAAGAACAAACGTCTACAAAATAACAATAGAAAGCATTACAGGCAAGAGAAAAAAGTATGATTCCAAAGGGATAGAAATGAAATTTGGAAGAATGGAATAAATATAAAATTTGGTATATATTAGTATAGCGTGAATAACCATTAAAGGAGTGGAATATTTGAGGACACTAAAGATTGGCAAGAAATACAGACATTTTAAGGGCAAAGAATATCTAGTAATGCATATAGCAAAGCATTCAGAAACCTTAGAAGAGCTAGTAATTTATCAGGCTCTTTATGGCGAAATGGGAGTATGGGTTAGACCGCTTGATATGTTTCTAGAGCAGGTGGAAGTAAATGGGCAGATGGTGAATAGATTTGAAGAGATATAAACATAGAAAATGTTAGTTAATGTTAGCAACTCATAGTTGTGGGAACTTTAGATGGCAAATCTATGAATATAGGAATAAATAATTTTATAATAAAATAATGGTAAATATCTAAAATAGCCCAAGTTTGGGTTATTTTTTTGCAAAAAATAATTTTATATATATAAAATGTAGTCTATTTTACAGAAAATTTTATATATTGAATCTATAATTATTAAAAAATGATAGGAGGGATATAGGTGATTAAACTTATAGGTGTTTTAATTATTGTTATTGGTTTTGCACTGAAGCTAGACACGATAGCTGTAGTGCTTATTGCTGGAATAGCTACGGGATTAGTTGGAGGGTTATCATTTCCAGAAATCCTTTCAGTTCTAGGAGAAGCTTTTATTACAAACCGTTATATGTCATTATTTTTAATTACACTTCCAGTTATAGGAATACTAGAACGATATGGGCTTAGAGAAAGAGCGTCGGATTTGATAAAAAGTATGAAGACTGTATCAGCCGGCAAGGTTATCACTACTTATACATTTATTAGAGAAATAGCAGCTGCCTTATCGTTAAGATTAGGAGGACATGTGCAGTTTATCAGACCTTTAGTGCTTCCTATGGCGCAAGGAGCAGCAGAGTCTAATCATGGAGAAATTAGCGAAGAAGATTTAGAAGAAATCAAAGGTTATTCTGCTGCGGCAGAAAATATAGGGAACTTTTTTGGAAAAATGTATTTATTGCTAGTGGTGGAGTCCTGCTTATCGTAGGTACTTTAAAAGAACTAGGTGTGGAGGTAGAGCCACTGGGTGTAGCCAAGGCATCAATACCTATAGCTATAATAGCATTTGTATATTCAGTAGTTCAAAATCATATGCTTGATAAAAGAATTCAAAAAAGAGCTTTAACAAATAAGAAAGTGGACAAGGGGGCGTAGAAATGGTAGATATACTATTAGAGATTTTTTATATACTTTCTGGACTTGTAGCATTTTCAGCAGCCTATATGGCATTTAAGGATGCTAATCATCCTAAAAAAATAGGGACAGCTATGTTTTGGATATTGTTGGGACTTACATTTATGATAGGAAAATATATTCCAGCTGAAATAGTTGGAATCATGATATTAGCTATGGGAGGACTTACAGCCTTCAAACAAGTAGCTATTGGAAATCAGGAAAATGCACCAGATGAGTTTAGACAAAGAGAGTCAGAACGTATTGGAAATAAAATTTTCCTTCCTGCGCTTAGTATGGCAGTATTTGCTTTCTTAATAGCTCAGTTTACAACACTTGGAGGACTAGTAGGTCTAGGTATTGGTACTGTAATTTCAATTATAATGACGTTAGCTATGACTAAAGCAAATCCAAGCTATATTTCATATGATGGAAGCAGATTATTGCAGCAGATTGGTTCATCGAGTATTCTGCCTCAGCTTCTTGCAGCTCTAGGAGCACTTTTTGCTGTAGCTGGTGTAGGAGAGGTTATATCTACAGGGATATCTAGCGTTATACCTCAAGGGAATATATTGCTTGGAGTAATAGCTTACTGTCTAGGCATGGCAATATTTACAATGATAATGGGAAATGCATTTGCTGCATTTGCAGTTATTACAGCGGGTATAGGAATTCCTTTTGTATATTCACAAGGAGCAAATCCTGCAATAGTAGGAACTTTAGCTTTGACTGCAGGATATTGTGGAACTCTTATGACACCTATGGCAGCTAATTTTAATGTTGTTCCAGCTGCAATTTTGGAAACTAAGAATGAAAAAAGAGTAATTATAAGTCAGATTCCATTTGCAATAGCAATGCTTTTAACCCATATAGCACTTATGTATTTTTGGGCATTTTAGATATAACTTAAGGAGGGAATTTAGTGAAAGTATTAATTACAGGTTTTGATCCTTTTGGAGGAGAAAAAATTAATCCGGCTTGGGAGGCTGTAAAAGGTATAAAAGATATAATAGAGGGAGCAAAGATAATAAAGCTTGAGATTCCAACAGTATTTAATAAATCTATAGAAAAAGTAAAAGAAGCTATGGAAT
This is a stretch of genomic DNA from Acetoanaerobium sticklandii. It encodes these proteins:
- a CDS encoding winged helix-turn-helix transcriptional regulator; translation: METKTDMKYNCPIQYTLDLIGGKWKLVILWHLASEGIMRYSELRRSLKGITHKMLSQQLKELESDGFIHREEYPQVPPKVEYSLTDFGKSILPVLKGMSEWGTLNMNK
- a CDS encoding nitroreductase family protein, which produces MSKNFYEALKERRSIYAISKESGVSNERIQEVINEAVLHTPSAFNSQSARVVVLFGENHNKLWDITEASLKKIVPEENFAPTKEKIDSFRNGYASVLFFEDQNVVKNLQEQFSLYKDNFPVWSQQSSGMLQYVIWTALAVEGLGASLQHYNELIEEDVAKEWNIPSGWKLVAQMPFGKPVSGAGEKEFMPLEERVKTYL
- a CDS encoding pirin family protein; this translates as MLRKIYHKNMGSSESPWLKSLFHFSFANYHNPNNINFGVLRVVNDDLVSSDTGFDMHPHRDMEIITYVLDGELTHEDNMGNRNTISRGHVQYMSAGTGIYHSEHNLGKDVLRLLQIWIFPDKKDHKPNYGDFKIDEKDRKNKWFHMVSAKNGEAPIQINQDANFYVIELDKDKETEFLMGSDRQAYIVQIEGSSEVNDINLSERDAMEVVEENLKIKALENIHLLVIEMKKA
- a CDS encoding pyridoxamine 5'-phosphate oxidase family protein — protein: MRRKDREMSEEFALGIIDKSRYGIVSMIDGDNMPYGLPLSIVRDDKNLYFHSAMDGRKVHALVHNQKVSIAFVGEVNVPDNYTKAQLDELAIDESKAVTFISSVFTTEFESAIASGTVEKLENEAEKIHAMKLICQKYTPDKMAYFDIAIKVGLGRTNVYKITIESITGKRKKYDSKGIEMKFGRME
- a CDS encoding DUF1653 domain-containing protein: MEYLRTLKIGKKYRHFKGKEYLVMHIAKHSETLEELVIYQALYGEMGVWVRPLDMFLEQVEVNGQMVNRFEEI
- a CDS encoding DUF979 domain-containing protein, with translation MVDILLEIFYILSGLVAFSAAYMAFKDANHPKKIGTAMFWILLGLTFMIGKYIPAEIVGIMILAMGGLTAFKQVAIGNQENAPDEFRQRESERIGNKIFLPALSMAVFAFLIAQFTTLGGLVGLGIGTVISIIMTLAMTKANPSYISYDGSRLLQQIGSSSILPQLLAALGALFAVAGVGEVISTGISSVIPQGNILLGVIAYCLGMAIFTMIMGNAFAAFAVITAGIGIPFVYSQGANPAIVGTLALTAGYCGTLMTPMAANFNVVPAAILETKNEKRVIISQIPFAIAMLLTHIALMYFWAF